Genomic window (Candidatus Zixiibacteriota bacterium):
ATTCTGCACCGTGCCGGAAATCTTATCTGAGGAGACCCCCTGCTTCTTTGCCACCGTAATATACATCGCCAGCAAAATCACCGCCGTGGCGTTTATCGTCATCGAGGTCGAGACCTCCCCCAGCGGAATCTTGTCGAACAGACGCTCCATATCCTCCAGCGATGATATCGCCACTCCCGTTCGTCCCACCTCCCCTTTTGCCATCGGATGGTCGCTGTCGTAACCGATTTGTGTCGGCAAGTCGAACGCTACCGATAATCCCGTTTGCCCCTGCGATAACAGATATCTGAATCTCTGATTGGTTTCCTCGGCGGTCCCGAATCCGGCATACTGCCGCATCGTCCAGAGCCGCCCCCGATACATATCTCGATATATGCCCCGCGTGTACGGATACTCTCCCGGTTCTCCCAGTTTTTTAAGGTCAACCTGGTACGGCTCGGCAATTATCGGAATCTCGATACCGGAGCTTGTCTCTTTCTTTTCCGGCACGTTACTCTATCTCCAGGAGATTCTCATTTTTCTCAACCGCTTTCCCCGGCGCGGCAAATATCTCTTTGACCGTTCCGTCGGCGGCGGCGCGAATCAGATTCTCCATTTTCATCGCTTCAATCACGGCCAGCGTCATCCCCTTCTTGACTTTATCCCCCGGCTTGACCGCCATCGACAGGACCAGGCCCGGCATCGGCGCCCGGACCATCTTCTCGGCCGCTCCGGCAAGCGCCTTGCCGGCTTTCTTCCTGAGTTCTGCCAGATGATACGGCTCCACCCGGGCTATCATATCTTTTCCTTCCAGATAGATATTGTACCCTCCGCCATTGCGCGAAATATCTACCTCCGAGGAACTCTCATCAATCTTGAAAAGATATTTGCGGTCGCTTAACCGATGCGCCTCCACTTTATAAAGGGCGCCGTTGTATTCAATCTCGAAACTGCCCCCTTTCGACATAATAGCCAGGTCAAACTCCACGTCATCAACCGTGACCAGATATCTATTCTCCGAATGCGCCATAGTTATCTCATCTTGCTCAGACGGCTCAGATTTTGATTGCGGTAATACTGCACCCAGCCGCCGGCCTTTTCGCCGTGACGTTTCATCGTCAGCGATATTTTTTCTTTCTCCAGAAAGTCATATATTGCCGCCGCAAAGGCCGCCTTCTGCGCCTGGTCGCTTAAGGGGCATTCAAAATTCCGGTCGGGAAATTCCTCTTCCACATATCCGGTTGAATATTCGCCGGCGCGGAATCCCCCCGAACGAAGTATCGAGCAGGCAAAACCAATCGTGGTATGCACTCCCGAAATTCGATATTCCGTCAATGCCCGCTGCGCCCGCGCTATCGCTTCCTCTCTGTCTTTGCCCCAGACTACCAACTTGGCGATAATCGGGTCATAATATATCGAAATCTCCGACCCCTGAACGACCCCCGAATCAACCCGCACCCCGGGACCGGATGGCTCCCGATATTCGGTCAATGCTCCTGTGGATGGGAGAAAATCCTGGTGCGGATTCTCGGCATAAATCCGGCACTCAATAGCATGTCCCCGGGGCGCTATTTCTCCCTGCAGAAATGAGAGCGAATACCCCTCGGCAACATTTATCTGCTCCCGCACTAAATCAAGACCGGTTACCATCTCCGTCACCGGATGCTCTACCTGCAAACGGGTGTTCACTTCCAGAAAATAAAAGTTCCGATTCTTATCAACCAGAAACTCCACCGTCCCGGCTCCCAGGTACCCTGATTCTTTCGCCAAATTCACCGCCGCCGTTCCCATCTTCTCTCGAAGTTCCGGCGTCAGTATCGGGGAGGGAGATTCCTCGATTACTTTTTGATGACGTCTCTGAATCGAGCACTCCCGCTCCCCCAGGTAGACCGCATGCCCGTGCGAGTCGGCAAAAATCTGGATTTCCACATGACGCGGATTCTCCAGATACTTTTCAAAATAGACCCGCCCATCCCCGAACGCCGACCCGGCTTCACGAATGGCCGATTCGACCGATTCTCTAAGACGCTCCGGCTCGCGGACTATTCGCATCCCTTTTCCGCCGCCGCCGGCCGCCGCCTTTACCAGCACCGGATATCCAATCCGCTCCGCTGTCTTCTCGACCTGTGATAAATCTTTATTATCGAAGTCGGTCCCCGGTATTACCGGAAGCCCCGCTTTGACCGCCACTTTCCGCGCTTCCAGTTTGTCCCCTAAAAGCGCTATCGTCTCCGACTTCGGCCCGATAAAAATAATTCTATTCTTTTCACAGAGAGCGGCGAACTGGTCATTCTCGGCAAGAAAGCCATACCCGGGATGAATCGCATCCGCTCCCGCTTCCAGGGCAACATCGATTATCCTCTGCTGATTGAGATAACTCTCCCGCGCCGGCGCCGCCCCGATGAAGTACGCTTCATCGGCAAGCCGCACATGGTACGCCGTCTTATCTATTTCCGAATAGACCGCTACCGAGACAATACCAGCATCACGGCACGCCCGTATCACCCGTATCGCAATCTCCCCCCGATTGGCGATCAATATTTTCTTAATCTTCTTGGGCATGTTTTGGCTCAACAATTCTTTCATGCGCCGTCAGGAGTCCCTCCTAACGGAAACTGTAGGCATTCTTGTAGGTCAAGACCCTCGACCGCCTTGATTTCTTATTCGTCGCGTCGAGCGGTCTTGACACTTTCTCCTGATTCCGTAGGTCGAAATCCCGCTTCAAGCGGGATGG
Coding sequences:
- the accC gene encoding acetyl-CoA carboxylase biotin carboxylase subunit — protein: MPKKIKKILIANRGEIAIRVIRACRDAGIVSVAVYSEIDKTAYHVRLADEAYFIGAAPARESYLNQQRIIDVALEAGADAIHPGYGFLAENDQFAALCEKNRIIFIGPKSETIALLGDKLEARKVAVKAGLPVIPGTDFDNKDLSQVEKTAERIGYPVLVKAAAGGGGKGMRIVREPERLRESVESAIREAGSAFGDGRVYFEKYLENPRHVEIQIFADSHGHAVYLGERECSIQRRHQKVIEESPSPILTPELREKMGTAAVNLAKESGYLGAGTVEFLVDKNRNFYFLEVNTRLQVEHPVTEMVTGLDLVREQINVAEGYSLSFLQGEIAPRGHAIECRIYAENPHQDFLPSTGALTEYREPSGPGVRVDSGVVQGSEISIYYDPIIAKLVVWGKDREEAIARAQRALTEYRISGVHTTIGFACSILRSGGFRAGEYSTGYVEEEFPDRNFECPLSDQAQKAAFAAAIYDFLEKEKISLTMKRHGEKAGGWVQYYRNQNLSRLSKMR
- a CDS encoding methylmalonyl-CoA mutase family protein — translated: MPEKKETSSGIEIPIIAEPYQVDLKKLGEPGEYPYTRGIYRDMYRGRLWTMRQYAGFGTAEETNQRFRYLLSQGQTGLSVAFDLPTQIGYDSDHPMAKGEVGRTGVAISSLEDMERLFDKIPLGEVSTSMTINATAVILLAMYITVAKKQGVSSDKISGTVQN
- a CDS encoding biotin/lipoyl-containing protein, translating into MAHSENRYLVTVDDVEFDLAIMSKGGSFEIEYNGALYKVEAHRLSDRKYLFKIDESSSEVDISRNGGGYNIYLEGKDMIARVEPYHLAELRKKAGKALAGAAEKMVRAPMPGLVLSMAVKPGDKVKKGMTLAVIEAMKMENLIRAAADGTVKEIFAAPGKAVEKNENLLEIE